In Rattus norvegicus strain BN/NHsdMcwi chromosome 1, GRCr8, whole genome shotgun sequence, a genomic segment contains:
- the Pnma8b gene encoding paraneoplastic antigen-like protein 8B yields MTMNLLQDWCKELEVEVHRALLITGIPERLQQADIEATLRPNLQPLGNYRLRTVRAVTKEKAQAALVEFGADFDHSAIPIHIRGENGIWKILSKDRGQDARVLRQMRRLLLDERPMDDFREIAIPLVLEAQAQAKGLGKEAKKAGSSEGAARSGRRGRRGGKRRSRSHKLTAQKGQKRSRGGRRARSESEDSSDDSLGIVIEEIYAEDLSVDEDQRALYATLQAAAKELTKKWAFRGDQDEGDGPREFLALVTVTDKAKKEEIEKDLPGTESICLNIKDEKSGVPDLVALLAVRDTPAVEVETEVEDDDEEDDDDDDDEDEDEDEDDDEDDDDDGSDSESLENGEQGKEVMDSPEFVAIVAYTDPADPSAREEMLKIASVIETLGWGDKKDKKDVLPQVLSVMAKDTSGPRVKVEEAGRQVDAMVLRKAEEDGNLLECISTLAEAENCPKGKKSGLGLLRGWTAEGHQGGLLELVALLAAQDMVEAVREEEASRWGGGGSGGRKCDHSQGGLSEVLAFLASQENLESNEESEEDSDTESEGDSEDTDSEESEPGDSVSKKPRAKRARTGSKGLAPAGATAVSTGSRARKTRRGGRGRGRGVTPEKKAGSGASTEDHAGNNKKKKKKGSAGAGARVRAGEAKGQPAAVPKSTRGKKARRGPRRAPKCR; encoded by the coding sequence ATGACTATGAACCTTCTGCAAGATTGGTGTAAGGAGCTGGAAGTGGAGGTGCACAGGGCCCTCCTGATCACGGGCATCCCCGAGCGCCTGCAGCAGGCGGACATCGAAGCTACCCTGAGGCCGAACTTGCAGCCCCTGGGCAACTACAGGCTTCGAACTGTGAGAGCCGTGACCAAGGAGAAGGCTCAGGCCGCCCTTGTTGAATTTGGGGCCGACTTCGATCACTCTGCCATACCTATCCACATTAGGGGAGAGAATGGGATCTGGAAAATCCTGAGTAAGGACCGCGGGCAAGATGCGCGGGTCCTTAGGCAGATGAGGCGCCTGTTGCTGGATGAAAGGCCCATGGATGACTTCAGAGAAATTGCCATCCCTCTGGTATtggaggcccaggcccaggccaaGGGATTAGGGAAGGAGGCCAAGAAAGCTGGCTCCTCTGAAGGGGCAGCTAGGAGCGGCCGTCGGGGCCGTCGGGGAGGTAAGCGGCGATCCAGAAGCCACAAGTTGACGGCTCAGAAGGGCCAGAAGAGGAGCCGGGGAGGACGCCGAGCCAGGAGTGAGTCGGAAGACTCTTCTGATGACAGCCTGGGTATCGTCATAGAGGAGATCTACGCAGAGGACCTGAGCGTAGATGAAGACCAGAGAGCCCTGTATGCCACACTCCAAGCAGCCGCCAAAGAGCTCACCAAGAAGTGGGCCTTTCGGGGTGACCAGGACGAAGGAGATGGCCCCCGAGAGTTTTTGGCACTTGTCACGGTCACCGACAAAGCTAAAAaggaagagatagagaaagaccTTCCTGGGACAGAATCTATTTGCTTAAACATCAAAGACGAAAAGAGCGGGGTCCCTGATTTAGTCGCGCTACTGGCTGTGAGAGATACCCCCGCAGTGGAGGTAGAAACAGAAGTGgaggatgatgatgaagaagatgacgatgatgacgatgatgaagaCGAAGATGAAGACGAAGATGATGACGAAGATGACGATGACGATGGTTCCGACAGCGAGTCTCTGGAAAATGGAGAGCAAGGGAAGGAAGTAATGGACAGCCCCGAGTTTGTGGCTATCGTGGCTTATACAGACCCCGCCGACCCGTCTGCCAGAGAAGAAATGCTGAAAATCGCTTCTGTGATTGAGACCCTCGGTTGGGGcgataaaaaagacaaaaaagatgTCCTTCCTCAAGTCCTGTCCGTCATGGCCAAGGACACCTCTGGGCCCAGGGTGAAGGTAGAAGAGGCAGGTCGCCAGGTGGACGCCATGGTTctgaggaaggcagaggaagatgggaaTCTTCTGGAATGTATTTCCACCTTGGCTGAAGCAGAGAACTGCCCTAAAGGAAAGAAATCTGGGCTAGGTCTCCTCAGAGGCTGGACCGCTGAGGGCCACCAGGGTGGCCTCTTGGAGCTGGTGGCACTCCTGGCTGCTCAAGATATGGTGGAAGCtgtgagagaggaagaagccagcAGGTGGGGCGGTGGTGGAAGTGGTGGCCGGAAGTGTGATCACAGCCAAGGTGGTTTATCCGAGGTCCTGGCTTTCCTGGCCTCCCAGGAGAATCTCGAATCCAACGAGGAATCGGAGGAAGATTCAGACACAGAGTCAGAGGGAGATTCCGAGGACACTGACAGCGAAGAGTCAGAACCTGGTGACAGCGTGTCCAAGAAGCCGCGCGCCAAGAGAGCGCGCACCGGCTCCAAAGGCTTGGCACCGGCCGGCGCCACCGCGGTCTCCACCGGGTCCCGGGCACGCAAAACCCGCAGGGGTGGCCGCGGTCGTGGCCGCGGTGTCACCCCAGAGAAGAAAGCGGGGAGCGGGGCTTCAACCGAGGACCATGCGGggaacaacaaaaagaagaagaagaagggatcCGCAGGCGCCGGGGCCCGTGTCAGGGCTGGTGAGGCCAAGGGACAGCCAGCTGCTGTTCCCAAGTCTACCCGCGGAAAGAAAGCACGCAGGGGCCCAAGGCGGGCGCCCAAATGCCGTTAG
- the Pnma8a gene encoding paraneoplastic antigen-like protein 8A isoform X1 — protein sequence MSEPMAMNLLEDWCRGMGMDIHRSLLVTGIPEHCGHAEIEETLNGVLLPLGTYRILNKMFLRQENVKAALVEVSEGVNLSSVPREFPGRGGVWRVVYRDPTQDDEFLKNLNEFLDAEGRTWEDVVRLLRLNPNPPLPNSNQPPPNWAEALGLLLGVVVQVIFYMDAAIRNREEEARAEEAAEAELMEAWASTARRRVKKEPGLGVEVGSTFKMEDRNHWKNTEDHGEPPKPLVRRAGGKIRSRRRKQKKNPKQEPICWRKPQGSNYNKSNLEAGEATATQSSEVSESAKNNKNPFVKQEETVWKKKRVWRDPNDFPRSALPTADSPGNLEDSDQDGGPENPPKKKAMTWASNRIPAPMRKKKKMSLGALSYVLVDSEATKNKTVIPKKGPGSTRSVSVPQGTQPDDALASTSRAQKTKPGGLPRVSKDFRKL from the exons ATGTCGGAGCCCATGGCCATGAACCTGCTGGAGGATTGGTGCCGGGGCATGGGAATGGACATCCACAGGTCCCTGCTGGTCACTGGTATCCCTGAGCACTGTGGCCATGCAGAAATCGAGGAGACCTTGAATGGGGTCCTCTTGCCACTGGGCACATACCGTATACTCAACAAAATGTTTTTGAGGCAAGAGAATGTGAAGGCTGCTCTAGTTGAGGTTAGCGAGGGTGTGAATCTAAGCTCCGTACCCCGGGAGTTCCCAGGGAGGGGCGGTGTCTGGAGAGTGGTCTACAGGGACCCCACCCAGGAtgatgagtttttaaaaaatctgaacgAATTCCTGGATGCTGAAGGACGCACTTGGGAGGATGTGGTGCGCCTCTTGCGGCTTAACCCCAACCCACCACTCCCGAATTCAAACCAGCCTCCACCAAACTGGGCAGAAGCCTTGGGGTTGCTCCTGGGCGTGGTAGTACAGGTCATCTTCTACATGGATGCTGCGATCCGTAATCGGGAGGAAGAAGCGAGGGCTGAGGAGGCTGCTGAGGCTGAGTTGATGGAGGCTTGGGCTTCCACTGCGAGGAGGAGAGTAAAGAAGGAACCCGGGCTGGGCGTAGAAGTGGGCTCGACTTTCAAGATGGAGGACCGAAACCATTGGAAGAACACAGAGGACCATGGTGAGCCTCCGAAGCCTCTAGTTCGCAGGGCTGGAGGTAAGATTCGCTCcaggagaaggaaacagaaaaaaaatcctaagcaAGAACCAATATGCTGGAGAAAACCCCAAGGCAGCAATTATAACAAGTCTAATTTGGAAGCTGGTGAAGCTACGGCTACCCAAAGCTCAGAGGTCTCAGAGTCTGcgaagaacaacaaaaacccctTTGTGAAGCAGGAGGAGACagtttggaagaagaaaagagtcTGGAGGGATCCCAACGATTTTCCTCGGAGTGCGCTGCCCACAGCTGACAGCCCCGGGAATCTAGAGGATTCAGATCAAGATGGTGGACCTGAGAACCCCCCAAAGAAGAAAGCCATGACCTGGGCCTCAAACAGGATCCCTGCCCccatgaggaagaagaagaagatgagctTGGGTGCTCTCTCCTATGTCCTGGTTGATTCTGAAGCCACCAAGAACAAGACGGTGATTCCAAAGAAAGGGCCTGGATCTACAAGGTCGGTGTCAGTTCCTCAGGGGACCCAACCTGATGATGCACTGGCTTCAACATCCAGGGCTCAGAAGACCAAGCCAGGAGGCCTCCCTCGTGTCTCCAAAG ATTTCAGGAAGCTATGA